Proteins encoded in a region of the Streptomyces akebiae genome:
- the pgm gene encoding phosphoglucomutase (alpha-D-glucose-1,6-bisphosphate-dependent), protein MQNARAGQVAGHEDLIDVARLVTAYYALRPDPAEPGQRVAFGTSGHRGSSLATAFNDDHIAATSQAICEYRAAQGTDGPLFLGADTHALSEPARITALEVFAANDVTVLIDQADGYTPTPAVSHAILTHNRGRTSGLADGVVVTPSHNPPADGGFKYNPPNGGPAGSDATSWIQDRANDIIASGLKDVRRIPYARALAAPGTGRHDFLGAYVADLPSVLDLEAIRAAGVRIGADPLGGASVAYWGRIAEQHRLDLTVVNPLTDPTWRFMTLDWDGKIRMDCSSPYAMASLIERRDRFDIATGNDADADRHGIVTPDGGLMNPNHYLAVAISYLFSHREQWPATAGIGKTLVSSSMIDRVAADLGRQLVEVPVGFKWFVDGLSDGTLGFGGEESAGASFLRRDGSVWTTDKDGIILALLASEITAVTGKTPSQHYAGLTERFGAPAYARVDAPASREEKALLAKLSPRQVTADTLAGEPVTSVLTAAPGNGAALGGIKVATANAWFAARPSGTEDVYKIYGESFLGPDHLRRVQDEARSVVLTALGS, encoded by the coding sequence ATGCAGAACGCGCGAGCGGGCCAGGTCGCCGGGCACGAGGACCTCATCGACGTGGCCCGTCTGGTCACGGCGTACTACGCCCTGCGTCCGGACCCGGCCGAGCCCGGGCAGCGAGTGGCCTTCGGCACCTCGGGACACCGCGGGTCGTCCCTGGCGACGGCGTTCAACGACGACCACATCGCGGCCACCAGCCAGGCCATCTGCGAGTACCGCGCCGCCCAGGGCACCGACGGCCCCCTGTTCCTCGGCGCCGACACCCACGCCCTGTCCGAGCCCGCGCGGATCACGGCCCTCGAGGTGTTCGCCGCCAACGACGTGACCGTCCTCATCGACCAGGCCGACGGCTACACGCCGACTCCGGCGGTCTCGCACGCCATCCTCACCCACAACCGCGGCCGTACGTCCGGCCTCGCCGACGGCGTGGTGGTCACCCCCTCGCACAACCCGCCCGCCGACGGCGGCTTCAAGTACAACCCGCCGAACGGCGGACCGGCCGGTTCCGACGCGACCTCCTGGATCCAGGACCGTGCCAACGACATCATCGCGAGCGGCCTGAAGGACGTACGGCGCATCCCGTACGCCCGTGCCCTGGCCGCCCCCGGCACCGGCCGCCACGACTTCCTCGGGGCCTACGTGGCGGACCTGCCGAGCGTGCTGGACCTGGAGGCGATCCGGGCCGCCGGCGTCCGCATCGGCGCCGATCCGCTCGGCGGCGCCTCGGTCGCCTACTGGGGCCGCATCGCCGAACAGCACCGGCTCGACCTCACGGTGGTGAACCCGCTCACCGACCCCACCTGGCGCTTCATGACGCTGGACTGGGACGGCAAGATCCGCATGGACTGCTCCTCGCCGTACGCCATGGCCTCGCTCATCGAGCGGCGCGACCGGTTCGACATCGCGACCGGCAACGACGCCGACGCCGACCGGCACGGCATCGTCACGCCGGACGGGGGTCTGATGAACCCCAACCACTATCTGGCCGTGGCGATCTCGTACCTCTTCTCGCACCGGGAGCAGTGGCCCGCGACCGCCGGGATCGGCAAGACCCTGGTGTCGTCCAGCATGATCGACCGGGTCGCCGCGGACCTCGGCCGGCAACTGGTCGAAGTCCCGGTCGGCTTCAAGTGGTTCGTGGACGGACTGTCCGACGGCACGCTCGGGTTCGGCGGCGAGGAGTCGGCCGGCGCGTCCTTCCTGCGCCGCGACGGATCGGTGTGGACCACCGACAAGGACGGCATCATCCTGGCGCTGCTCGCCTCCGAGATCACGGCCGTCACCGGCAAGACGCCCTCGCAGCACTACGCCGGGCTCACCGAACGCTTCGGCGCCCCCGCCTACGCGCGCGTCGACGCCCCGGCGTCCCGCGAGGAGAAGGCGCTGCTCGCCAAGTTGTCCCCGCGCCAGGTCACCGCCGACACCCTCGCCGGTGAGCCGGTGACCTCGGTCCTCACGGCGGCCCCCGGCAACGGCGCGGCCCTCGGCGGCATCAAGGTCGCCACGGCCAACGCCTGGTTCGCGGCCCGCCCTTCGGGCACCGAGGACGTCTACAAGATCTACGGCGAGTCCTTCCTCGGCCCGGACCACCTGCGCCGCGTCCAGGACGAGGCCAGGTCGGTGGTGCTCACAGCACTGGGCAGCTGA
- a CDS encoding class I SAM-dependent methyltransferase — protein MSHGDRRPPAAVLFDALGPAYEKAFARAPAHLSALEWLVERLPPAARTLDVGSGTGRPTAAALVEAGHCVLGVDVSPVMVELAARQVPEAEFRRVDIRDLPLDADSFDGVCVFFSLLQMTRAEQAALMRRLALALRPGGHLVLATVPADEDDVEVVFMGRPVRATSFAEEGVIDMVEAAGLTVLSRHGTVFTPDHPGAGPEPHLFLYCRRDGTGD, from the coding sequence GTGAGCCATGGGGACCGACGGCCGCCCGCCGCCGTGCTGTTCGACGCGCTGGGTCCCGCCTACGAGAAGGCGTTCGCCCGTGCTCCCGCCCATCTGTCCGCCCTGGAGTGGCTGGTCGAGCGGCTGCCGCCTGCCGCGCGGACGTTGGACGTGGGCAGCGGCACCGGGCGGCCGACGGCGGCCGCGCTGGTCGAGGCGGGCCACTGTGTGCTGGGTGTCGACGTCTCCCCCGTCATGGTCGAACTCGCCGCCCGCCAGGTCCCCGAGGCCGAGTTCCGCCGCGTCGACATCCGTGATCTGCCTCTCGACGCCGACTCGTTCGACGGCGTGTGCGTGTTCTTCTCGCTGCTGCAGATGACCCGTGCCGAACAGGCTGCGCTGATGCGGCGCCTCGCCCTCGCCCTCAGGCCGGGTGGCCATCTGGTGCTGGCCACGGTGCCCGCGGACGAGGACGACGTCGAGGTGGTCTTCATGGGCCGGCCGGTCCGCGCGACCAGCTTCGCCGAGGAGGGCGTCATCGACATGGTGGAGGCGGCGGGGCTGACGGTCCTGTCCCGGCACGGCACCGTCTTCACCCCGGACCATCCGGGCGCCGGCCCCGAACCCCATCTCTTCCTGTACTGCCGTCGCGACGGAACCGGCGACTGA
- a CDS encoding DUF5914 domain-containing protein, whose amino-acid sequence MSPRRPARRGRYPLSLHRDPVPWERQRPTWREARPAVIAEALKRAQARPSGNWYVVGETRDLRDDRPLARTIAGREVVVWRDTDGRPVAGPGICPHLGAPLKDSPVRCGTLICHWHGLALSGGPFAGWEPLPAHDDGVLVWVRLDDVGGESPLEAPVVPVRPARAASLSAVYVGVGVCEPEDVVANRLDPWHGAWFHPYSFVDLTVVDAPAGPDDGFTVDVSFRLARRLVVPVRAVFTAPEPRTVVMRITEGEGEGSVVETHATPLAPDDRGRPRTAVVEAVVAASDRPGFVLARRAAPLLRPLVRAAAGRLWRDDLAYAERRWHLRSTGRFPG is encoded by the coding sequence GTGAGCCCCCGACGTCCCGCCCGCCGCGGACGGTATCCCCTCTCCCTGCACCGTGACCCGGTGCCCTGGGAACGACAGCGGCCCACGTGGCGCGAGGCCCGCCCGGCCGTGATCGCCGAGGCCCTCAAGCGGGCGCAGGCACGCCCGTCGGGCAACTGGTACGTCGTCGGCGAGACCCGGGACCTCCGGGACGACCGCCCGCTGGCCCGGACGATCGCCGGCCGGGAGGTCGTCGTATGGCGCGATACGGACGGCCGACCTGTCGCCGGGCCCGGCATCTGCCCCCATCTGGGCGCGCCGCTGAAGGACAGCCCGGTGCGCTGCGGCACCCTCATCTGTCACTGGCACGGACTCGCCCTGTCCGGCGGCCCGTTCGCGGGGTGGGAGCCGCTGCCCGCCCATGACGACGGAGTGCTGGTGTGGGTGCGTCTGGACGACGTGGGCGGCGAGTCGCCGCTGGAGGCGCCGGTGGTGCCGGTGCGGCCGGCCCGTGCGGCGTCGCTGTCGGCGGTCTACGTCGGCGTCGGCGTCTGCGAGCCGGAGGACGTCGTCGCCAACCGGCTGGATCCGTGGCACGGCGCCTGGTTCCACCCGTACTCCTTCGTCGACCTGACCGTCGTCGACGCGCCCGCCGGACCGGACGACGGGTTCACGGTCGACGTGTCGTTCCGGCTCGCCCGGCGACTCGTCGTGCCCGTGCGGGCGGTGTTCACCGCGCCCGAGCCGCGCACGGTCGTCATGCGCATCACCGAGGGCGAGGGCGAGGGTTCGGTGGTGGAGACCCATGCGACACCGCTCGCTCCCGACGACCGGGGTCGGCCCCGGACAGCCGTGGTGGAGGCCGTCGTGGCCGCCTCGGACCGGCCCGGTTTCGTCCTGGCCCGCAGGGCGGCGCCGCTCCTGCGACCGCTCGTGCGGGCCGCCGCGGGCCGCCTGTGGCGCGACGACCTTGCCTACGCGGAGCGGCGCTGGCACCTGCGCTCCACGGGACGCTTTCCCGGGTGA
- a CDS encoding phytoene/squalene synthase family protein — MTARELDAAGITEPVLRDAYTRCRRLNARHGRTYFLATRLLPVERRPAVHALYGFARWADDIVDSLDTDAPAHARAADLALLHERLERGLRDAHARGGGRGDVVEPVVLALADTARRYAIDHRHFSDFMASMRSDLEVTDYATYDDLRTYMHGSAAVIGLQMLPILGTVVPREEAAPHAAALGLAFQLTNFLRDVGEDLDRGRLYLPADLLSAHGAHRELLTWSRRTGHRDRRITEALRAFEDLTRGVYREAAPGLAMLDPVSRPCIRTAFVLYGGILDAVARDGYAVLHRRAVVPRRRRAAVAVDGLVRLTAARAAARMAARTAARAGARRTVPPAPAAPPAAGHEPPAVTVSPNPLHEEVA; from the coding sequence ATGACCGCCCGCGAACTCGACGCGGCGGGCATCACCGAGCCGGTGCTGCGCGACGCCTACACGCGCTGCCGCCGCCTCAACGCCCGGCACGGCAGGACCTACTTCCTCGCCACCCGGCTGCTGCCCGTGGAACGCCGTCCCGCCGTGCACGCGCTCTACGGCTTCGCCCGCTGGGCCGACGACATCGTCGACTCCCTGGACACCGACGCGCCGGCGCACGCCCGCGCGGCGGACCTCGCGCTCCTCCACGAGCGCCTGGAACGCGGCCTGCGGGACGCCCACGCCCGCGGCGGGGGCCGGGGCGACGTCGTCGAGCCGGTCGTCCTCGCGCTCGCCGACACGGCCCGTCGGTACGCCATCGACCACCGGCACTTCAGCGACTTCATGGCGTCCATGCGCAGCGACCTGGAGGTCACCGACTACGCGACCTACGACGACCTGCGCACCTACATGCACGGCTCCGCCGCCGTGATCGGGCTGCAGATGCTGCCGATCCTCGGCACGGTGGTCCCGCGCGAGGAGGCCGCCCCGCACGCCGCCGCCCTCGGGCTGGCCTTCCAACTGACCAACTTCCTGCGCGACGTCGGCGAGGACCTGGACCGGGGCCGCCTCTACCTGCCCGCCGACCTGCTGAGCGCCCACGGAGCGCACCGGGAACTGCTGACGTGGAGCCGCCGCACCGGCCACCGCGACCGGCGGATCACCGAGGCACTGCGGGCCTTCGAGGACCTCACCCGTGGCGTCTACCGCGAGGCCGCTCCGGGCCTCGCCATGCTCGACCCCGTCTCACGCCCCTGCATCCGCACCGCGTTCGTGCTGTACGGCGGCATCCTGGACGCCGTCGCCCGTGACGGGTACGCGGTCCTGCACCGCCGTGCCGTGGTCCCCCGGCGACGGCGCGCCGCGGTGGCCGTCGACGGGCTCGTGCGCCTGACGGCGGCACGGGCGGCCGCACGGATGGCCGCACGGACCGCGGCGCGCGCCGGGGCACGGCGGACGGTACCGCCGGCGCCGGCCGCCCCACCCGCCGCCGGACACGAGCCGCCCGCCGTCACCGTCTCGCCCAACCCGCTTCACGAGGAGGTCGCGTGA